The Streptomyces sp. NBC_01275 genome has a segment encoding these proteins:
- the murC gene encoding UDP-N-acetylmuramate--L-alanine ligase, which produces MAPGLPSAMDRPHFIGIGGAGMSGIAKILAQRGAAVAGSDAKESETAAALRALGATVHIGHAAGHLADDASCVVVSSAIRKDNPELARAAELGIPVVHRSDALAALMDGLRPIAVAGTHGKTTTTSMLAVSLSELGLSPSYAIGGDLDVPGSNALHGEGEIFVAEADESDRSFHKYAPEVAIVLNVELDHHANYASMEEIYESFETFAGKIVPGGTLVITADHEGARELTRRIEGVRVVTYGEAADADVRVLSVVPQGLKSEVTVLLDGQELTFAVSVPGRHYAHNAVAALTAGVALGVPAAELASALAAYTGVKRRLQLKGEEAGVQVIDSYAHHPTEMTADLEAMRAAAGDARILVLFQPHLFSRTQELGTEMGRSLALADASVVLDVYPAREDPIPGVTSELIIDAARAAGADVTPVHDKAEAPDVVAGMAKAGDLVLTMGAGDVTDLGPQILDRLAQK; this is translated from the coding sequence ATGGCACCCGGCCTTCCTTCCGCCATGGACCGACCGCACTTCATCGGCATCGGCGGCGCCGGGATGTCGGGGATCGCGAAGATCCTCGCCCAGCGCGGGGCCGCGGTGGCGGGCAGCGACGCCAAGGAGTCCGAGACCGCGGCGGCGCTGCGGGCGCTGGGCGCCACCGTGCACATCGGGCACGCGGCCGGGCACCTCGCCGACGACGCGAGCTGTGTGGTCGTGTCGTCGGCGATCCGCAAGGACAACCCGGAGCTGGCCCGCGCCGCGGAGCTCGGCATTCCGGTGGTGCACCGGTCCGACGCCCTCGCCGCGCTGATGGACGGGCTGCGGCCGATCGCCGTGGCCGGCACGCACGGCAAGACGACCACCACCTCGATGCTGGCCGTCTCCCTGTCCGAGCTGGGCCTGAGCCCCTCCTACGCGATCGGCGGCGACCTGGACGTCCCCGGCTCCAACGCGCTGCACGGCGAGGGCGAGATCTTCGTCGCCGAGGCGGACGAATCGGACCGCAGCTTCCACAAGTACGCGCCCGAGGTCGCGATCGTCCTCAACGTCGAGCTCGACCACCACGCCAACTACGCGTCGATGGAGGAGATCTACGAGTCCTTCGAGACGTTCGCCGGGAAGATCGTGCCCGGTGGCACGCTGGTGATCACCGCCGACCACGAGGGCGCGCGGGAGCTGACGCGGCGGATCGAGGGCGTGCGCGTGGTGACGTACGGGGAGGCCGCGGACGCCGACGTACGGGTGCTGTCCGTCGTTCCCCAGGGGCTGAAGAGCGAGGTCACCGTCCTGCTCGACGGGCAGGAGCTCACCTTCGCGGTGTCCGTGCCCGGTCGGCACTACGCGCACAACGCGGTCGCCGCGCTGACCGCGGGCGTGGCGCTGGGCGTCCCGGCGGCGGAGCTGGCGTCCGCGCTGGCCGCGTACACGGGCGTCAAGCGGCGGCTGCAGCTCAAGGGCGAGGAGGCGGGGGTCCAGGTCATCGACTCCTACGCGCACCACCCCACGGAGATGACGGCGGACCTGGAGGCGATGCGCGCGGCGGCCGGCGACGCCCGCATCCTGGTCCTCTTCCAGCCCCACCTCTTCTCCCGGACGCAGGAGCTGGGCACGGAGATGGGCCGGTCGCTGGCGCTCGCGGACGCCTCGGTCGTGCTCGACGTCTACCCGGCGCGCGAGGACCCGATCCCGGGCGTGACGAGCGAGCTGATCATCGACGCGGCCCGGGCGGCGGGCGCGGACGTGACCCCCGTGCACGACAAGGCCGAGGCGCCGGACGTGGTGGCGGGAATGGCGAAGGCCGGTGATCTCGTTCTCACCATGGGCGCGGGCGACGTGACCGACCTCGGTCCGCAGATCCTCGACCGACTCGCCCAGAAGTAA
- the msrB gene encoding peptide-methionine (R)-S-oxide reductase MsrB, whose protein sequence is MSYDVEKPEEQWRAELTPAEYAVLRQAGTEPAFVGEYTDTKTQGVYSCRACGAELFTSDTKFESHCGWPSFFDPKDTDAVELIEDRSHGMVRTEVRCARCGSHLGHVFAGEGYATPTDQRYCINSISLRLAPAED, encoded by the coding sequence ATGTCGTACGACGTCGAAAAGCCCGAGGAGCAGTGGCGGGCGGAGCTGACCCCGGCCGAGTACGCCGTGCTGCGCCAGGCCGGGACGGAGCCCGCCTTCGTCGGGGAGTACACCGACACCAAGACGCAGGGCGTCTACTCCTGTCGTGCCTGCGGCGCCGAACTGTTCACCTCGGACACGAAGTTCGAGTCGCACTGCGGCTGGCCGTCCTTCTTCGACCCGAAGGACACCGACGCCGTCGAGCTCATCGAGGACCGCTCGCACGGCATGGTGCGGACCGAGGTGCGGTGCGCGCGCTGCGGATCGCACCTCGGGCATGTGTTCGCGGGCGAGGGCTATGCCACCCCCACGGACCAGCGGTACTGCATCAACAGCATCTCGCTGCGACTGGCGCCCGCCGAGGACTGA
- a CDS encoding NADP-dependent oxidoreductase, with amino-acid sequence MRAVVVEQWGGPEVLVEREVARPEPGLNEVLVRVHAAGVNPVDFKTRASGALIEWGEVPAVGWDVSGTVEAVGPGVGMFRPGDEVYGMPLFPRQAGAYAEYVVAPARHLAPKPANLTHVQAAALPLAALTAWQALVDTAGVRAGERVLVHAAAGGVGHLAVQIAKARGAYVIGTASAGKHDLLRQLGADEVIDYRTVRFEDAVVDVDVVLDGLGGQNAERSLTVLRPGGRLITLPGPDDVPADVPGHVRAVWMLVEPDHLGLREIAALAERGALTPVVETVVPLAEAAKAHEIGEQGRTTGKIVLSVA; translated from the coding sequence ATGCGTGCGGTGGTCGTGGAGCAGTGGGGCGGACCGGAGGTGCTAGTGGAGCGTGAGGTCGCCCGGCCCGAGCCGGGACTGAACGAGGTCCTGGTGCGGGTCCACGCGGCCGGTGTGAACCCGGTGGACTTCAAGACCCGGGCCAGCGGGGCCCTGATCGAGTGGGGCGAGGTCCCGGCGGTCGGCTGGGACGTCTCGGGCACCGTGGAGGCCGTCGGACCGGGCGTGGGGATGTTCCGCCCCGGGGACGAGGTGTACGGCATGCCGCTGTTCCCGCGGCAGGCCGGCGCCTACGCCGAGTACGTCGTCGCCCCGGCCCGCCACCTCGCGCCCAAGCCGGCGAACCTCACCCACGTGCAGGCGGCGGCGCTGCCGCTGGCCGCGCTGACCGCCTGGCAGGCCCTGGTGGACACCGCCGGGGTGCGCGCCGGTGAGCGGGTGCTGGTGCACGCGGCGGCCGGCGGGGTCGGCCACCTGGCCGTGCAGATCGCGAAGGCCCGCGGCGCGTACGTCATCGGCACGGCCAGCGCCGGCAAGCACGACCTGCTGCGGCAGCTGGGCGCGGACGAGGTGATCGACTACCGCACGGTCCGCTTCGAGGACGCCGTCGTGGACGTGGACGTGGTGCTGGACGGGCTCGGCGGCCAGAACGCCGAGCGGTCCCTGACGGTGCTGCGCCCGGGCGGCCGGCTGATCACCCTGCCCGGCCCCGACGACGTCCCCGCCGACGTCCCCGGCCACGTGCGGGCGGTGTGGATGCTGGTCGAGCCCGACCACCTGGGTCTGCGCGAGATCGCCGCCCTGGCCGAGCGGGGCGCGCTCACGCCCGTGGTCGAGACCGTCGTCCCGCTGGCCGAGGCCGCGAAGGCGCACGAGATCGGCGAGCAGGGCCGCACCACCGGGAAGATCGTCCTGAGCGTCGCCTGA
- a CDS encoding GlxA family transcriptional regulator, whose amino-acid sequence MPWPCTDPLPDPSAGAAGRHRIAVLALPGVPPFELGIPSRVFGSVLDADSRPLYEVTVCTADGAPVLSDAGFTVQPAAGPEALAAADTVIVPPTHAMPELASGGPLPPEVTAAIAGIRPGTRLVSICTGSYVLAAAGLLDGRPATTHWHLAPEFRRAYPRVKVDEEVLFVDDGDVLTSAGVAAGVDLCLHMIRRDHGAAAANRAARMCVVPPWRDGGQAQYIDRPVPEPTVATTTATRAWALEHLGEPLTLNRLAEHARMSLRSFTRRFRDEVGMTPVQWLTAQRLELAKQLLETTDLSIDLVAHRCGFGSANSLRAHMRTAFGVSPASYRRTFHTDDLVEAGV is encoded by the coding sequence ATGCCGTGGCCGTGCACCGACCCCCTCCCCGACCCGAGCGCCGGCGCGGCCGGGCGGCACCGCATCGCCGTCCTCGCCCTGCCCGGCGTCCCGCCCTTCGAACTCGGCATCCCCTCCCGCGTCTTCGGCAGCGTCCTGGACGCCGACTCACGCCCGCTGTACGAGGTCACCGTCTGCACCGCCGACGGCGCCCCGGTCCTCAGCGACGCCGGGTTCACCGTGCAGCCCGCGGCCGGTCCCGAGGCCCTGGCCGCCGCGGACACCGTGATCGTCCCGCCCACGCACGCCATGCCCGAGCTGGCCAGCGGCGGCCCGCTGCCGCCCGAGGTCACCGCGGCCATCGCCGGCATCCGGCCCGGCACCCGCCTGGTGTCCATCTGCACCGGCTCCTACGTCCTGGCCGCCGCGGGCCTCCTCGACGGCCGGCCCGCCACCACCCACTGGCACCTCGCCCCCGAGTTCCGCCGCGCCTACCCCCGCGTCAAGGTCGACGAGGAGGTCCTCTTCGTCGACGACGGCGACGTCCTGACCTCCGCGGGCGTCGCCGCCGGCGTCGACCTGTGCCTGCACATGATCCGCCGCGACCACGGCGCCGCCGCCGCCAACCGCGCCGCCCGCATGTGCGTCGTCCCGCCCTGGCGGGACGGCGGCCAGGCCCAGTACATCGACCGCCCGGTGCCCGAACCCACCGTCGCCACCACCACCGCCACCCGCGCCTGGGCCCTGGAACACCTCGGCGAACCCCTCACCCTGAACCGCCTGGCCGAACACGCCCGGATGAGCCTGCGCTCCTTCACCCGCCGCTTCCGCGACGAGGTCGGCATGACCCCCGTGCAGTGGCTCACCGCGCAACGCCTGGAACTGGCCAAGCAGTTGCTGGAGACCACCGACCTGTCCATCGACCTGGTCGCCCACCGCTGTGGCTTCGGCTCCGCCAACTCCCTGCGCGCCCACATGCGCACCGCCTTCGGTGTCTCACCCGCCTCCTACCGCCGCACCTTCCATACCGACGACCTGGTGGAAGCGGGCGTCTGA
- a CDS encoding pyrimidine reductase family protein produces the protein MRRLFPVTDQTVATDLGGRPLGGSGGGGGTPGAPDVRGDRDAPGNREWSLDELADAYAYPEPAPEPAPVGPQPGAGAPRPWLRANMVSTLDGAAHHDGRSQGISTATDMRIFGTLRGLADVVVVGAETVRLEGYRPARARAEFAERRAAAGQAPAPTIAVVTASLDLDFSLPLFASPQAPTLILTGASAAPDRVAAAEKAGARVVVAGDGVGVEPARVVRALGELGHTRLLTEGGPRLLGQFVAAEVLDELCLTLSPMLVAGDAQRIAGGPSVPVPRRFALVSLLEEDGFLFGRYGRV, from the coding sequence ATGCGACGGCTGTTCCCTGTGACCGACCAGACAGTGGCGACGGACCTCGGCGGGAGGCCGCTCGGCGGCTCCGGCGGCGGAGGCGGTACGCCCGGGGCCCCTGATGTGCGGGGGGACCGCGATGCGCCCGGGAATCGGGAGTGGAGCCTCGACGAGCTCGCCGACGCCTACGCCTACCCCGAGCCCGCGCCCGAGCCCGCGCCCGTTGGCCCGCAGCCCGGGGCCGGAGCGCCGCGGCCCTGGCTGCGGGCCAACATGGTGTCCACGCTCGACGGCGCCGCCCATCACGACGGGCGCTCCCAGGGCATCTCCACCGCGACCGACATGCGGATCTTCGGCACGCTGCGAGGGCTCGCGGACGTGGTGGTCGTCGGCGCGGAAACGGTACGCCTGGAGGGCTACCGTCCGGCACGCGCGCGTGCGGAGTTCGCCGAGCGGCGCGCGGCGGCCGGGCAGGCGCCCGCTCCGACGATCGCCGTGGTCACCGCCAGCCTCGACCTGGACTTCTCGCTCCCCCTCTTCGCCTCGCCGCAGGCGCCCACCCTGATCCTCACCGGCGCGTCCGCCGCGCCTGACAGGGTGGCCGCCGCGGAGAAGGCCGGCGCCCGGGTGGTGGTCGCCGGCGACGGCGTGGGCGTGGAGCCCGCACGCGTCGTACGGGCGCTCGGCGAGCTCGGGCACACCCGGCTGCTGACCGAGGGCGGGCCCCGGCTGCTGGGGCAGTTCGTCGCCGCCGAGGTGCTCGACGAGCTCTGTCTGACCCTCTCGCCGATGCTCGTCGCGGGCGACGCCCAGCGGATCGCGGGCGGGCCCTCGGTCCCGGTCCCGCGGCGGTTCGCCCTGGTGTCCCTGCTGGAGGAGGACGGGTTTCTGTTCGGGAGGTACGGCAGGGTCTGA
- a CDS encoding carbonic anhydrase: MQPLIDNARTFGQRPEEFAKLAEGQSPQVLFITCSDSRVVPALITGARPGELFELRTAGNIVPPYLSERPTGEAATIEYAVEVLGVQDIVVCGHSHCGAVGALVRGDDLDGVPAVRDWLAHAADEPSAADPDDPTVALAVQNHVLAQLLRLRSYPCVEKRVADGRLRVRGWYYEVHTGAVLEHRVDTDGFQAL; this comes from the coding sequence ATGCAGCCCCTCATCGACAACGCCCGTACGTTCGGACAGCGCCCTGAGGAGTTCGCCAAGCTGGCCGAAGGCCAGTCCCCGCAGGTCCTGTTCATCACCTGCTCCGACTCGCGGGTCGTTCCCGCGCTGATCACGGGCGCCCGCCCCGGCGAGCTCTTCGAGCTGCGCACCGCGGGCAACATCGTGCCCCCCTACCTCTCCGAACGTCCCACCGGCGAGGCCGCCACCATCGAGTACGCCGTGGAGGTGCTCGGCGTCCAGGACATCGTCGTCTGCGGCCACTCCCACTGCGGGGCCGTCGGCGCGCTGGTGCGCGGCGACGACCTCGACGGCGTCCCAGCCGTCCGCGACTGGCTCGCCCACGCCGCGGACGAGCCGTCGGCCGCCGACCCGGACGACCCGACGGTCGCCCTGGCGGTGCAGAACCACGTGCTCGCCCAACTGCTGCGGCTGCGCTCCTACCCGTGCGTGGAGAAGCGGGTGGCCGACGGCCGGCTGCGGGTGCGCGGCTGGTACTACGAGGTGCACACCGGCGCCGTGCTGGAGCACCGCGTGGACACCGACGGCTTCCAGGCCCTGTGA
- a CDS encoding indole-3-glycerol phosphate synthase, which translates to MFTSVLMIEKALTSADVEFVTTLHGDEAVSFHVLLQPRGDQADRLLRAIDDIALGELDEATRERETPEGQDAAALGVQALEVSLEALHGAGSEAVGRLVEDHPLDALKALVEETGADEVIVLTDPHYVEEFFHRDWASRARHKVGVPVLKLFSHSKA; encoded by the coding sequence GTGTTCACAAGCGTGTTGATGATCGAGAAGGCCCTGACGTCCGCCGACGTGGAGTTCGTCACCACCTTGCACGGGGACGAGGCGGTGTCCTTCCATGTGCTGCTCCAGCCGCGCGGCGATCAGGCCGACCGGCTGTTGAGAGCCATCGACGACATCGCCCTCGGCGAGCTGGACGAGGCGACCCGCGAGCGGGAGACGCCCGAGGGGCAGGACGCTGCGGCGCTCGGGGTGCAGGCCCTGGAGGTGTCGCTGGAGGCGCTGCACGGGGCGGGCAGCGAGGCGGTGGGGCGGCTGGTCGAGGACCATCCGCTGGACGCGCTGAAGGCGCTGGTCGAGGAGACCGGGGCGGACGAGGTGATCGTCCTCACCGATCCCCACTACGTGGAGGAGTTCTTCCACCGGGACTGGGCCTCCCGGGCCCGGCACAAGGTGGGGGTGCCGGTGCTGAAGCTGTTCTCGCACAGCAAGGCGTAG
- a CDS encoding DUF3515 domain-containing protein produces the protein MGRSRQVRAGLCLAVAGLLAGGAVLVVRAGEPAGPAVTAAPRGDAPECARIARGYPSSLGGQERSGPRLAGVAAWGEGAVVLRCGLEPPAPTVDRCLNVNGVDWVLEDAKFRDGRKVLITYGRDPAVELAITDRAAQTDTALVELSRAVQPIRQIAKCVGDTDV, from the coding sequence GTGGGACGGTCGCGGCAGGTGCGGGCGGGTCTGTGTCTGGCCGTGGCCGGGCTGCTCGCCGGCGGTGCCGTGCTCGTGGTGCGCGCGGGGGAGCCGGCCGGGCCGGCGGTGACGGCCGCCCCGCGCGGCGACGCCCCGGAGTGCGCCCGGATCGCCCGAGGGTACCCGTCCAGCCTCGGCGGACAGGAGCGGTCCGGGCCGAGGCTCGCGGGGGTCGCCGCCTGGGGCGAGGGCGCGGTGGTCCTGCGCTGCGGCCTGGAGCCGCCCGCGCCGACCGTCGACAGGTGCCTGAACGTGAACGGCGTGGACTGGGTCCTCGAGGACGCGAAGTTCCGGGACGGCCGCAAGGTCCTCATCACCTACGGCCGCGACCCGGCCGTCGAGCTCGCGATCACCGACCGGGCGGCGCAGACCGACACGGCGCTGGTGGAGCTGAGCCGGGCGGTGCAGCCGATCCGGCAGATCGCGAAGTGCGTGGGCGACACGGACGTCTGA
- a CDS encoding lysylphosphatidylglycerol synthase transmembrane domain-containing protein, translated as MSLLPLDGPASPLPRAGDRRPPLPALPALPARRTRRTLALLPLLLLGVWAAVDWHAVRDGAARLAAADPWWLLAGLLFTALGWVAAACVRQGAIPDRLPPGLLLASQIAAGAANHVLPASIGAHAVTVRFLRRQGVTLPRATASIALYSLVRALAKTPLLLFFLLAAPTAVRPAALLPDRQTLLLAAAGLLLAPAAAAVALTVVRPLRRPALDFVRTALTDARQLHTRPARFVPLWGGAIAAPLLQASVVASVGKALELPVSWPQLVFAFLAASTAAGAVPAPGGIGPVDAALVFALAGYGAPLPLATATVIGYRVLTVWLPLLPGMLVLSALVQREAL; from the coding sequence GTGTCCCTGCTCCCGCTCGACGGTCCCGCCTCCCCGCTCCCCCGGGCCGGCGACCGCCGTCCGCCTCTCCCCGCTCTCCCCGCTCTCCCCGCCCGCCGTACCCGCCGCACCCTGGCCCTGCTGCCGCTCCTGCTGCTCGGGGTGTGGGCGGCGGTCGACTGGCACGCCGTACGGGACGGCGCGGCCCGCCTCGCCGCCGCCGACCCCTGGTGGCTGCTGGCCGGGCTCCTCTTCACCGCCCTTGGCTGGGTCGCCGCCGCCTGTGTGCGTCAGGGCGCGATCCCGGACCGGCTGCCGCCGGGTCTGCTGCTCGCCTCCCAGATCGCCGCGGGCGCCGCGAACCACGTCCTGCCCGCCAGCATCGGCGCGCACGCGGTCACCGTCCGCTTTCTGCGCCGCCAGGGCGTGACGCTCCCCAGGGCAACCGCTTCCATCGCCCTGTACTCCCTGGTCAGGGCCCTGGCGAAGACTCCCCTGCTGCTGTTCTTCCTGCTGGCGGCCCCCACCGCCGTACGCCCCGCCGCCCTGCTCCCGGACCGACAGACGCTGCTGCTGGCCGCCGCGGGCCTGCTGCTGGCCCCCGCGGCGGCCGCGGTCGCCCTGACCGTGGTACGGCCCCTGCGCCGACCCGCGCTGGACTTCGTGCGCACCGCGCTCACCGACGCCCGGCAGCTGCACACCCGCCCCGCCCGTTTCGTACCCCTGTGGGGCGGAGCGATCGCCGCGCCGCTGCTCCAGGCGAGCGTGGTCGCATCGGTCGGAAAGGCGCTCGAACTGCCCGTCTCCTGGCCGCAGTTGGTGTTCGCGTTCCTCGCTGCGAGCACCGCGGCCGGGGCCGTGCCCGCGCCGGGCGGCATCGGCCCGGTGGACGCGGCCCTGGTCTTCGCCCTGGCCGGGTACGGCGCGCCCCTGCCCCTGGCCACGGCGACCGTCATCGGCTACCGCGTCCTGACGGTCTGGCTCCCGCTGCTGCCCGGCATGCTGGTGCTGTCGGCGCTGGTGCAGCGGGAGGCCCTGTGA
- a CDS encoding cell wall metabolism sensor histidine kinase WalK, which yields MIRRCWRSYRRLRLGTRLALGLGALALVVFAVVGTALTTYMRDYLSAQLNDQLKLAQVAQSKSIATSGSLEGKKYYRWYYAVYDVTDGAPVLRKPEDAADVPEDIEDLTALAKAQTAAGTEVLRTEDLKGEGLYRLRACEVEPGVVLVSGAPLDDIEDTVRHLITIQVVTFGLALLALVVFGRSMLRRGLKPLSDMAHTAHGIASHDLSESASRLPLRADAPGGGPEVEELRTAFNTMLEHIDASLAVRARAEQRLRRFVADASHELRTPLMSVRGYADLFQYAAANAPEERDRHLARLRAEAARMGVLLDDLLLLARLDAAEVETPLRMEDADLVELVEQAADAFRASHPGHPLTVSPGPSAVRLRLDPHRIRQVLDNLLTNAAVHTPAGTPVSVTVSLAPGAARVRVADEGPGIPPGDRDRVFDRFYRVDKARSRDRGGSGLGLSVARSLVRAHGGTLELGEEARPTVFTVALPLGPAASGTGAPRKVLRD from the coding sequence GTGATCCGCCGGTGCTGGCGGTCGTACCGCCGGCTGCGGCTGGGCACCCGGCTGGCGCTGGGCCTCGGGGCGCTGGCCCTGGTGGTCTTCGCCGTCGTCGGCACCGCCCTGACGACCTATATGCGGGACTATCTGTCGGCCCAGCTCAACGACCAGCTGAAGCTGGCCCAGGTCGCCCAGTCCAAGAGCATCGCGACCTCCGGCTCGCTGGAGGGGAAGAAGTACTACCGCTGGTACTACGCCGTGTACGACGTGACGGACGGCGCCCCGGTGCTGCGCAAGCCCGAGGACGCGGCCGACGTGCCCGAGGACATCGAGGACCTCACCGCCCTGGCCAAGGCGCAGACCGCCGCGGGCACCGAGGTCCTGCGCACCGAGGACCTCAAGGGCGAGGGCCTGTACCGGCTGCGCGCCTGCGAGGTCGAACCCGGCGTGGTCCTGGTCAGCGGCGCGCCCCTGGACGACATCGAGGACACCGTACGGCACCTGATCACCATCCAGGTCGTCACCTTCGGCCTGGCGCTGCTGGCCCTCGTGGTGTTCGGCCGGTCGATGCTGCGGCGCGGTCTGAAGCCGCTGAGCGACATGGCGCACACCGCGCACGGAATCGCCTCCCACGACCTCTCCGAGTCCGCGTCCCGGCTCCCGCTGCGCGCGGACGCACCCGGCGGCGGCCCGGAGGTGGAGGAGCTGCGCACGGCCTTCAACACGATGCTGGAGCACATCGACGCCTCGCTCGCGGTGCGCGCCCGGGCGGAACAGCGTCTGCGCCGCTTCGTCGCGGACGCCTCGCACGAACTGCGCACCCCGCTGATGTCGGTACGCGGTTACGCGGACCTCTTCCAGTACGCGGCCGCCAACGCGCCCGAGGAACGCGACCGGCATCTGGCCCGGCTGCGCGCCGAGGCCGCCCGCATGGGCGTCCTCCTGGACGACCTCCTGCTGCTCGCCCGGCTGGACGCGGCCGAGGTGGAGACGCCGCTGCGGATGGAGGACGCCGACCTGGTGGAGCTGGTCGAACAGGCGGCCGACGCCTTCCGCGCGAGCCACCCCGGCCACCCCCTGACGGTGTCCCCGGGCCCGTCCGCCGTACGGCTGCGCCTCGATCCGCACCGCATCCGGCAGGTCCTGGACAACCTCCTCACCAACGCGGCCGTGCACACCCCGGCCGGCACCCCGGTGTCCGTCACGGTGTCGTTGGCCCCGGGCGCGGCGCGGGTGCGGGTGGCCGACGAGGGCCCCGGCATCCCGCCCGGCGACCGCGACCGGGTCTTCGACCGTTTCTACCGCGTCGACAAGGCCCGCAGCCGCGACCGCGGCGGCAGCGGCCTCGGCCTGTCCGTGGCCCGGTCCCTGGTACGGGCGCACGGCGGCACGCTGGAGCTGGGCGAGGAGGCGAGGCCGACGGTGTTCACGGTCGCCCTGCCCCTGGGACCGGCCGCGAGCGGTACGGGAGCGCCGCGTAAGGTGCTGCGCGACTGA
- the zapE gene encoding cell division protein ZapE: MSSSSTAPRTGPIADAAPASLCAREPFVPADRLVAEMVPPPRFDSVRFSTYLPDPNQPSQTEAVGVLESFAGGLGGAHAVGTAKRGFLGFGRAKTPRAAAGPRGVYLDGGYGVGKTHLLASLWHATPAEPALKAFGTFVELTNLVGALGFQQTVRTLSGHRLLCIDEFELDDPGDTVLVSTLLGKLVDAGVALAATSNTLPGKLGEGRFAAADFLREIQGLSAHFRPLRIDGEDYRHRGLPQAPAPFSEEQVTKTAYAVQGASLDDFPHLLEHLAKVHPSRYGALADGLNAVCLTDVGPIPDQSTALRLVVLADRLYDREVPVLAAGLPFDRLFSEEMLNGGYRKKYFRAISRLTALARDAGRLVETR; the protein is encoded by the coding sequence GTGTCGTCCTCCTCCACCGCCCCGCGCACCGGCCCGATAGCCGACGCGGCCCCCGCGTCCCTCTGCGCCCGTGAGCCGTTCGTCCCCGCGGACCGGCTGGTCGCCGAGATGGTGCCGCCGCCGCGCTTCGACTCGGTCCGCTTCAGCACGTACCTCCCGGACCCGAACCAGCCCAGCCAGACCGAGGCGGTCGGGGTCCTGGAGAGCTTCGCGGGCGGGCTCGGCGGAGCGCACGCCGTCGGTACCGCCAAACGGGGGTTCCTCGGCTTCGGCAGGGCGAAGACGCCCAGGGCGGCGGCCGGCCCGCGCGGGGTCTATCTCGACGGCGGCTACGGCGTCGGCAAGACCCACCTCCTCGCCTCCCTCTGGCACGCCACCCCGGCCGAGCCCGCGCTCAAGGCGTTCGGCACGTTCGTCGAGCTGACCAACCTCGTCGGCGCCCTCGGCTTCCAGCAGACGGTCCGTACGCTCTCCGGGCACCGCCTGCTGTGCATCGACGAGTTCGAGCTGGACGACCCGGGCGACACCGTCCTCGTCTCCACGCTGCTCGGCAAGCTGGTCGACGCCGGGGTCGCGCTGGCCGCCACCTCCAACACGCTCCCCGGAAAACTCGGCGAAGGCCGCTTCGCGGCGGCCGACTTCCTGCGCGAGATCCAGGGCCTGTCGGCGCACTTCCGCCCGCTGCGCATCGACGGCGAGGACTACCGCCACCGCGGGCTGCCGCAGGCCCCGGCGCCGTTCTCCGAGGAACAGGTGACGAAGACGGCGTACGCCGTCCAGGGCGCCTCGCTCGACGACTTCCCGCACCTGCTGGAGCACCTCGCCAAGGTCCACCCCAGCCGCTACGGCGCCCTGGCCGACGGCTTGAACGCGGTGTGCCTGACCGACGTGGGGCCGATTCCCGACCAGTCGACGGCCCTCAGGCTCGTCGTCCTGGCCGACCGGCTCTACGACCGCGAGGTCCCGGTGCTGGCCGCCGGGCTCCCCTTCGACCGGCTGTTCAGCGAGGAGATGCTCAACGGCGGGTACCGCAAGAAGTACTTCCGGGCGATCTCCCGCCTCACGGCGCTGGCCCGCGACGCGGGTCGGCTCGTCGAGACGCGCTAG